Proteins from a genomic interval of Arachis hypogaea cultivar Tifrunner chromosome 10, arahy.Tifrunner.gnm2.J5K5, whole genome shotgun sequence:
- the LOC112715481 gene encoding uncharacterized protein, with product MKKPMETLSDLIHEFKLRTIWWSLCIFAVSYFLTHTSKSMWMNVPMSILLVSALRILFNNVEFRWKVQQPVSQTYLSHLEKKQLSPNDSRLSTPPPPTKWKRKIDSSAVEAAMGDLIDKILKDFVVDLWYSEITPDKEFPEQIRAIIMDVLGEISGRVKEINLVDLLTRDIVDLVGDHIDLFRRNQAAIGVDVMRTLSSEERDERLKFHLLNSKELHPALISPESEYKVLQRLMSAVLAIVLRQREAQCPVVCSIARELLTCLVMQPIMNLASPGYINELIESLLLLLNDDVTKSMAGNQPTNVPSHQRGHSTPNEGGHDNLTASKQSPSLNQVTEMALVKMSHQGETSLQHKIHHEESSQVKPADWARKLEVVTQRRTEILMPENLENMWTKGRNYKKKENKITKAGFQDLSVKSSATDSSLPHRTLIQETSVSKPGQFSPAEAKISLPPKPALGSDPLQNVGGTDRSQYPQDSGKQLTFEDKLQVDTMKGITDLVSNGYKSNLKRSNSASSLAIQPNKGGSIISEFYTPEFGRHSEFRGKSSSDMIVRREGPLIPKLRCRVIGAYFEKLGSTSFAVYSIAVTDAQNRTWFVKRRYRNFERLHRHLKDIPNYTLHLPPKRIFSSSTDDAFVHQRCIQLDRYLQDLLSIANVAEQHEVWDFFSVSSKNYSFGKSSSVMKTLAVNVDDAVDDIVRQFRGVSDGLMKKVVGSSSPMNEGYSTYTTGGMPWNADEMDKSISQQSNAESVLSSDNEESLKNSNYGSENIDREVAQDSGWHSDNEVISQDYLSRITNPAEEPGNLDLDRKHDMMVESRVGNDVPVTNFTLIQDSSEDPVGMPPEWAPPNVSVPILNLVDKIFQLKKRGWLRRQVFWISKQILQLVMEDAIDDWLLRQINWLRREDTVEQGIRWIHNILWPGGTFFLRVEAPQIFSSGIDQKPSQTTNRYGGSKISKSGSGSFEQELEASRRANDVKKLLFDGAPTTLVSLIGPKQYRRCARDIYFFTQSSICVRQLAYAILELVLISVFPEMRNVVQSVHESMHVQ from the exons atgaagaagCCCATGGAGACTCTCTCTGATCTGATACATGAGTTCAAGCTTCGCACTATTTGGTGGTCCCTTTGTATATTCGCTGTTTCCTATTTCTTAACTC ATACAAGTAAATCAATGTGGATGAATGTACCTATGTCAATTTTATTAGTTTCTGCGCTGCGCATTCTTTTCAATAATGTCGAATTCCGATGGAAGGTTCAACAGCCTGTATCACAAACTTACCTATCTCATTTAGAGAAAAAACAGTTGTCGCCAAATGATTCCCGCCTCTCTACGCCGCCTCCCCCTACTAAATGGAAGAGGAAAATTGATTCTTCTGCCGTGGAGGCTGCCATGGGTGATTTGATCGATAAGATATTGAAGGATTTCGTGGTTGATTTGTGGTATTCGGAAATTACTCCAGACAAGGAGTTTCCCGAGCAGATACGTGCAATAATAATGGATGTTCTTGGTGAAATATCAGGAAGGGTTAAAGAGATCAACCTTGTCGATTTGCTGACAAG GGACATAGTTGACTTAGTAGGTGATCACATAGACCttttcagaagaaatcaagctgcTATAGGCGTAGATGTTATGAGAACGTTATCTTCTGAGGAGAgggatgagagattgaaattccATTTGTTGAATTCTAAAGAGCTACACCCAGCATTGATATCTCCAGAGAGTGAGTACAAG GTTCTTCAGCGACTGATGAGTGCTGTTTTAGCCATAGTACTAAGACAACGAGAAGCTCAGTGTCCTGTAGTTTGTTCTATAGCTCGGGAACTTTTAACTTGCTTGGTTATGCAACCTATTATGAATTTAGCAAGCCCCGG GTATATAAATGAGCTTATTGAATCTCTTCTACTTCTCCTTAATGATGATGTTACAAAATCAATGGCTGGTAATCAGCCAACAAATGTACCAAGTCATCAACGTGGTCATTCTACCCCTAATGAGGGCGGCCATGACAATCTCACGGCATCTAAGCAATCTCCATCATTAAACCAAGTAACTGAGATGGCCTTGGTTAAAATGAGTCATCAAGGAGAGACATCGTTGCAGCATAAAATACACCATGAAGAATCTTCTCAGGTCAAGCCTGCTGATTGGGCACGGAAATTGGAGGTTGTAACTCAAAGGAGAACTGAAATTCTTATGCCTGAGAATCTTGAGAACATGTGGACAAAAGgaagaaattacaaaaagaaagaaaacaaaataaccaAAGCCGGCTTTCAGGATCTTTCTGTCAAAAGTTCAGCTACGGACAGTTCGCTGCCTCATAGAACATTGATTCAGGAAACATCAGTGAGTAAACCTGGACAGTTTTCACCTGCAGAAGCAAAGATTTCGTTGCCGCCAAAGCCTGCCTTGGGTTCAGATCCCCTTCAAAATGTTGGAGGCACAGATAGATCACAATATCCTCAGGACTCTGGCAAGCAATTAACTTTTGAGGACAAGCTGCAAGTTGATACGATGAAGGGCATCACGGATCTTGTTTCCAATGGGTATAAAAGTAACCTGAAGAGATCTAACAGTGCTTCTTCCTTGGCAATCCAACCTAATAAAGGAGGCTCCATAATTTCAGAGTTCTACACTCCTGAATTCGGGAGGCATAGTGAATTTCGTGGGAAGAGTTCTTCTGACATGATTGTTAGAAGAGAGGGGCCACTTATTCCTAAGCTCAGGTGCCGG GTTATTGGAGCATATTTTGAGAAACTTGGGTCCACAAGCTTTGCTGTCTATTCAATTGCAGTGACTGATGCACAAAATAGGACTTGGTTTGTTAAAAGAAG ATATAGGAATTTTGAACGACTACATCGACATCTAAAAGATATTCCCAATTATACATTACATTTGCCTCCAAAAAGGATATTTTCGTCAAGCACAGATGATGCCTTTGTACATCAACGTTGCATTCAGCTTGACAGATATCTCCAG GATCTTCTGTCAATAGCTAATGTTGCTGAGCAACATGAAGTATGGGACTTTTTCAGTGTTTCCTCAAAG AACTACTCTTTTGGGAAATCTTCTTCAGTGATGAAAACATTGGCAG TCAATGTAGATGATGCTGTGGATGATATAGTACGCCAGTTCAGAGGGGTTTCAGATGGTTTAATGAAGAAGGTTGTTGGTTCATCATCCCCCATGAATGAAGGTTATTCTACGTATACCACTGGGGGCATGCCCTGGAATGCCGATGAAATGGATAAAAGTATTTCACAGCAAAGCAATGCAGAAAGTGTGTTGAGCTCCGATAACGAGGAAAGTCTAAAGAACAGTAATTATGGCAGTGAGAATATTGACAGGGAAGTAGCCCAAGATAGTGGGTGGCATTCTGACAATGAAGTGATCTCACAGGATTACCTGTCACGAATAACAAACCCTGCCGAAGAGCCTGGGAACTTGGATTTGGATAGAAAGCATGATATGATGGTGGAATCCAGGGTTGGCAATGATGTTCCAGTTACAAATTTCACTCTAATTCAAGATAGTTCGGAGGATCCAGTTGGAATGCCACCAGAG TGGGCCCCCCCAAATGTCAGTGTCCCTATTTTGAATTTGGTTGACAAGATATTTCAGCTCAAGAAAAGAGGCTGGCTAAG AAGACAGGTCTTTTGGATATCTAAGCAGATATTACAGTTGGTGATGGAAGATGCTATTGATGACTGGCTCCTGAGACAGATTAATTGGCTTCGGAGAGAGGACACGGTGGAACAAGGGATTAGATGGATCCACAAC ATACTATGGCCTGGTGGTACCTTCTTTTTAAGAGTAGAGGCTCCTCAGATATTTAGTAGTGGAATTGATCAAAAGCCTTCTCAAACAACAAACAGATATGGTGGAAGCAAGATCTCAAAATCTGGTTCTGGTTCTTTTGAGCAAGAGCTCGAGGCTTCTCGAAGAGCAAACGATGTCAAGAAACTATTGTTTG ATGGTGCTCCAACAACTTTAGTCAGTTTAATCGGGCCGAAGCAGTATAGACGATGCGCCAGGGATATATACTTCTTTACTCAG TCTTCTATATGTGTGAGGCAACTTGCTTATGCAATCCTGGAACTTGTACTGATCTCTGTCTTCCCCGAGATGCGGAACGTTGTCCAAAGTGTTCATGAGAGCATGCATGTTCAATAA